The region GGATAGTACCTTATAGTACAGAAGAGTACAGTACGGATGCAGCACACCTCATCCATACTTTCGTGATACTGAAAGTTTCGAAGTGGCTACTTCCCCAACCACTCGTTTGAGTGCACCTCGGTAGCCGTTTTGAAGCGGACAAGTCTTGTCGAAATTTTGAGGATCTGCCTCCGTTCCGAACGCTTGTTTCGGAAGCCTGATTCGTATTGCTCTGAAAATTTTGATGGTTGCTTTTTGAGGCATGCCCGCGGCGTATGTGCGGGACCGGTATGCCTTGCTCAAAACACTGGCGAACTACTACCCTACATAATCTGATAAACAACGAACCTATGCAAGCTACGCACGTCCGCTACGGAGGAACCAACGAAGAAGAAATCGCACTCTGGCGTCAGGTTGCCAAAGAAAACCAGGCCGCGTATGCGTCTCTTTTTAAGCGCTACAGCCAGATCCTCTACGGCTACGGATTGGGCATCTGTCCGGACGAAACCCTGGTCGAAGACTGCATTCAGGAGTTTTTTATGCGGTTGTGGGCGCGTCGTAAGTCCCTGTCCGAGCCGCGTTCCGTCAAAGCGTACATGCTGGCGTCGGTCCGTCGCCTGATTTTGGAGGCGGTAGAAAGCGGCCACAAACGCACCCGCCGGTATCAGTCATCGTACTTCTATACCACCACCACCGACCTGTCGTACGAACAGTTGCTGATTGAGAGCCAGCTGGTCGAACAGCGCAATCAAATGTTGCAGCAATACCTGGATCAGCTCACCAACCGGCAGCGCGAAGTAGTCTATTTGAGGTTTTTCCAGAACAGTAGTTTTAAAGAGATCAGCGAAACGCTCAACATCGATTTGCAGTCGGTGCGCAACCTCCTGTGCCGGGCCCTCAAAAAAATGCGTGAAGCGTCCGCCGTTATGGCCGAAGTCGCCTGACGTTTGAGGGCGCGTTGCGGGCCGCAGCGTCTCCGCATAACAGTAGACGTACGCGGGTGGCGAGGCCCCATGCCGTGTCCCCGCACTACCGGATCGATCACGTACTTTCTTCTCTAACACTAACACGGGTGTGTTCTGGCGAAAGCGGAGCACACCCGTTTTGTAGGATGCCGCCGCGGTATGACCTCGCGCGAACCCCTTCTCTAATTTTAGTAAGCATCGCCTCGCCCGTAACCTTTTAGGGAGTGGGGGGCGGCGCGCTGTCGTGTTACTGGAAAGCATTACCCCACAAGTCCATCTGTATGTATTTTGCCACTTCTCTTGTTTACACGTTGACACGATTCGTCGCGCCGCGCCGAGGGCGCCGACTGGGTTGCATCGGCCTTGTGCTGCTGTTGAGCACGGCGGGCGGGCCGGGAGCCCAGGCCCAAACTGCCGTGGGGGCCTACCGTTCTGGTTTCAAACACGAGGGCAACGTCGTCTCTTTTACCACTACCGAAGCCCGCGTCCGGCTGGAGTTCTGCACGCCCGGCGTGGTGCGCGTCCGCACGAGTTGGAACGACACCTTTGCCGAGAACGAACCCTGGATGGTGGTGCGCTACGATTGGCCGCCCGTCGCCGTACAGGCTACGGAAGAAACGGAACGGTTTGTCCTGACCTCCGCCCAGTTACGCATCACCGTACAGAAAAGTCCGTTCCGCATCGACGTGGCCACTGCCGAGGGTTCGCCGCTGCTGCTGGAATCAGGCACCGCGGGGGCCACGCAGGAAGCTGACACCGTCGCCTGTCGGAAGCAACTGGGCGCCGACGAACACTTTTTCGGCTTTGGTGAGCGGATGGATTTTCTGGACCGGCGCGGCCGCAAAACGCGGCTGAACGTTGGGCGGGGGCAGGGGCTGCCGCACATCGTCGGTGCCTACAACGTATTGGAAGCCAACTATGCGCCGGTGCCGTTTTTTATGAGCACGCGTGGGTACGGCCTCTTTTTCCATACGGCTTACGCTACGAACTGGGACATGGGGGCGACCGATCCGAACCAGTTGCAATTCGGGGCCGAAGGGGGCGAACTGGACTACTACGTACTCTACGGCCCCACCTTTCCGCAACTCCTCGACCACTACACCGATCTGACGGGCAAAGCGCCGCTGCTGCCCAAGTTCGCGCTGGGGTTGCACGTCGGTACGTACAGCGGTGGCACCTGGGGGCACGAAGAGCTGACGTCCGATCAGTACGTGGTGGCCCTGGCGCGCCGGTTTCGGCAACTGGGGATTCCGATCGACGTGCTGCACCTCGATTCGACCTGGCGGCTGTTCGGGAAGAACGGGGGCAAGGGCGCTACGACGTTCGAGTGGCGCGAGACGTTCCAGCATCCGGAAGCGATGTTCGACAGTCTTTATGCCCTGCACCTGAACGCGGTCGGGCTTCACCTGCGGCCCCGTTTCGACAACGGCCGAACCATGAACCTGCTGGCGATGGCGCAGGAAAAAGGATTTACCTACCCCGAGGAAGACAACCCCGGCGAATTTGTCAATTTCTTTGATTCCAGCGCCGTCAACTGGTGGTGGGACCATGGCGTGATGAAGATCGCTTCGCAGGGCGCGATGTTCCTGAAAACCGACGAAGGCAGCGCGTTTGGCCACCTGGCGAACGAAAGCGAAAAGGTCGGCCCGACGGGCGAAGAAGTAAAGCGCCTGCACAACCTGTTTCCGCTGGCCTATGCCAAAGCCCCCTATGAAAAGTTTCAGGCCTACAACGGCATCCGGGGCATGAACCACACGCGCGAGGGCTACGCCGGCATCCAGCGCTATCCGTTCATCTTCGCGGGCGACTGGCCCAGCGAGTGGCAGTATTTCGAGCCGGTGATCAGAGCCGGGCTGAACATCGGGCTGTCGGGCGTGGGCCACTGGGCACACTGCATGGGCGGATTCGAGCACAACGCCGACCCCGAACTCTACATCCGCTGGTGCCAGTTCGGGTTGCTGAGCCCCGTGGCGCACCTGTTCGGGATGGACCATCCGGGCTACAAAGAACCCTGGAACTACGGCGAAGAAGCGCTGCGGATTTTCAAGCAGTACGATGCCTTCCGCTACCGGCTGATTCCCTATCTCTACAGTTACACGTACGAGATGCACAAAACCGGTCTGCCGCTGATGCGGGCGCTGGTGCTCGACTACCAGTACGACCCGAACGTGTACGAACTCACCGATCAGTACCTGCTGGGGCGCGACATGATGATCTGCCCCGTGACCGAGAAGGGCGCGCAAACCCGCGTGGTCTACCTGCCCGAAGGCACCTGGTTCAACTACTGGACCGGCCAGCGCTACGAAGGCAAGCGCTACCTCAACGTCGTTACGCCGCTCGATACGCTGCCGATTTTTGTGCGGGCCGGGGCCGTTATCCCCCAGCAGCCGGTGGTGCAGTACGTCGGCGAAAAACCGCTGGACGAACTGACCGTCGAACTGTTTCCCGGCGAAGCGGCCTCCACCTTTACCCTTTACCAGGACGACGGCAAAAGCCTTGAGTATCAGAACGGGGCGTATGCACTTTCGACCTTTCGCCTGGTGCCGGAAGGAGCGGGGTTGCGCCTAATCCTGGCATCGCCCGAGGGGGCGTACCGGCCGTCGCCTTTTGCGTACCGGGCGAAGATCCACACGGACCGCGCACCGCAGGAACTCCGCGAAGGAAAAAAGAAACTGCCGTCTGTGGCGTCGCTGGGCGACCTCGACAACGGACCGGGCTGGTACTACGATGCTGATCAACACGTGTTATGGATCAAACCCAAGGGCAAGAGCAACGCCACCGTCGAGGTGGTGGTCCGCTAATCGTCATGCCGATGCTGCACCGACTTTTGCTGTGGGGGGCGTGCGTGAGTGTTGCGCTAAGCAGCGCGGCGCAGCCGCTGACCCTGCCGCTTCAATTTGATTTCGGAAGTGGTCAGGCCGCTGCGGGCTACCGGCAGGTGCTGCCAACCACGACGTATTCTCCGGAACGGGGCTACGGCCTGGCGAGTGAGCAGCCGGTCAAGAGTCGCACCCGCAAGGGCAACAATCCCCTGACCGACGATTTTCTCACCTCAACGCAGCCGTTCTACTTCGTGGTGGATCTGCCCGAAGGGAATTACGAAGTTACGCTGACGCTGGGCGACCCCAAGGGCACGTCCACGACGACGGTGAAGGCTGAATCGCGACGGCTGATGCTCCACCACCTCCAAACCGCGCGGGGCGAGCAGGTGACGCGGACGTTTACAGTCAATGTCCGCACGCCCCGGATCAACGCGGAAGAGCGCATCCGTCTTAAGCCGCGCGAGCACGACTACCTGAACTGGGACGACAAACTCACGCTGGAGTTCAACGATGCGCGTCCCTGCGTGGCGGCCCTGGAAATCCGCCGCGCCACTGCGCCTACCACGATATTCCTGGCCGGAAACTCCACGGTGGTCGATCAGGAGACCGAACCCTGGGCGGCCTGGGGACAGATGTTGCCTTCTTTCCTGAAGCCCGATGCGGTTGTGGCAAACCTCGCCGAATCGGGCGAGACGCTGGCGGCTTTTCAAAGTGAGGGCAGGCTGGCCAAGGTGCTGAGTATGATCCAACCCGGCGATTTTCTTTTCATTGAGTTTGCGCACAACGATCAGAAGAACAGAGACCCCGCCGCCGGCGCTTACCGCGGCTACTCCGACCGGTTGCGCGAGTTTATCCGCGAGGCCCGCGCGAAACGGGCGCATCCGGTGCTGGTCACGTCGATGCACCGCCGCCGCTTCGACGAAGACGGCCACATCATCAATACGCTGGAGGACTATCCCGACGCGATGCGAAACGTCGCGCAGGAACTGGACGTGCCGCTGATCGACCTGAATGCGATGAGCAAAACTCTATACGAAGCCATGGGCCCCGAAGACACTAAAAAAGCGTTTGTGCACTACCCGGCGGGCACGTTCCCCGGTCAGGACCAGGAGTTGAAAGACGACACACATTTCAACCCGTACGGCGCGTACGAAATGGCCCGCTGCATCGTGCAGGCGATTCAGGAGCAAGGCCTGGCCGTCGGGCAACTGTTGCGTGACGCAATTCCCCCGTTCGATCCGGCGCATCCCGATCCGCTGGCGATGTGGCACTGGCCCGACAGTCCGAACGCCAGCCTCGTGAAACCGGACGGGAATTAAATCGAAAGAATTGATTAGCGTTTTTTCTTGAAAAAGAGAGGAGCCAAAAGAAGAACTATACTCCAACTGGCCAGTTGTGCCGTCGGCACCAGCATGAGCGCAAGCATCGGATCGCCCCACCTGCCCACCAGACTGAAGGCCGCCCCCACTAAAAAAGACACGGCGAGCGTCAGCCCCAGACCCGTAATTGCCCACAGCATGGGGTTACCCTTTGACTTGTAGCCGAGATAGCCGTATAACAGCGCAATGAGCAGGGCGATTATCATGTAGAATATAGCCAGGAAATAGGGTACCTCTCTTATCGTGCGAAGCTGGGGTGCCTACCTCAAAAGTATCTATAAGTACCTTCTTGTTATGCTCTCACCAGGTCGTATACGTTACAGTTCAGGCGTCATTTTTCCCTTAATTCTTACCGGCATAGGTTTACGAAACTTTTTAGGCGGTGCGAAATAAAAAAAGCTTGCTGGCTTGTGTAGTGTCAACGTACAGTAGAGTACAGCACACTAGCGCGCCAACTCCTGATTAATATTATACTCAACGTACGCGGTTGTAACCACCAATCCTTACCTACTAGCGCGCTCCCACCACATGACAGCCCATAGTACACAAATGACCGATTGGCTTACGCGGATTGCTCACCAGAGCGATCGGCAGGCGTTCAAACAACTTTTTGACCTGCACTTTCACGGGCTGCATGCGTTCGCCTTGCACCTGGTGAAAAACCGTGAGGTGGCCGAAGAAGTCGTTTCCGATGTATTTACCAAAGTATGGGTGAACCGCGCCACGCTCCTGCAAGTGCGCGACGTCAAAGCCTACCTCTACACGTCGGTGCGTAATCAGGGACTGAACCAACTGGCCCTGCGGCATCATCAGATGCAGACCCGCACCACCGACCTGACGTTCGACCTGGCGGCCGACAAATCGCTGGGACCGGAGCGCACGCTGTTGTACCAGGAAATGGAGCAGGAGGTGCAAAAAGCCATCGGGCAATTGCCCGAACGGTGTCGCCTGATTTTTCAGATGGTCCGCCAGGAAGGCTTTAGCTACAAGGAAGCCGCCGAAATTCTGGGCATTTCCGTCAAAACGGTGGACAATCAACTCACCATCGCCACCCGAAAGCTGGCCGAATCGCTGCGACCGTACCTGGTGCAGCGGCAACTGGCGCACTAAAATTTTCCCACTCAAATTTTTTTAGTTCTTTTTAGGGGAACGTTCTACGCCTCCGGTCTATAGCCGTAGACCGATGATCTCATGCTGGACGACTCTCACATGTGGACGTTAATTGCCCGGGCGCTGGCCGGCGAAGCAAGCGCAGACGAATTGCGTCGTCTGGATGCCTGGCGCTCGCAACATCCGGACAACCAGCATCTGTACGAAACGGTGCGTGACGTCTGGACCCACCCGCCGTCGTCGTCGGCCGGGACCGGTGCCGCACAGCGCGTCTGGGAACGTACGCAAGCCCGCATGGAAGCTGCCGAACGGCAGAAAAAAGTCGTTTCGATGCCGTGGTGGCGCATGGCGGCCGCCGTTGCGTTGGTCGGTACCCTGGGACTGGCGGCCTATCAGTACGGCTGGCGCAGCGCTGAGGCGATTTCGCGCGTGGCTCAAACCGAACAGTTGGCGGCCACTCTGCCCCATGAAGCTCCGCAGTTTGAGGCGGCCGCTGTGCCCGTGACGT is a window of Catalinimonas alkaloidigena DNA encoding:
- a CDS encoding glycoside hydrolase family 31 protein, whose protein sequence is MYFATSLVYTLTRFVAPRRGRRLGCIGLVLLLSTAGGPGAQAQTAVGAYRSGFKHEGNVVSFTTTEARVRLEFCTPGVVRVRTSWNDTFAENEPWMVVRYDWPPVAVQATEETERFVLTSAQLRITVQKSPFRIDVATAEGSPLLLESGTAGATQEADTVACRKQLGADEHFFGFGERMDFLDRRGRKTRLNVGRGQGLPHIVGAYNVLEANYAPVPFFMSTRGYGLFFHTAYATNWDMGATDPNQLQFGAEGGELDYYVLYGPTFPQLLDHYTDLTGKAPLLPKFALGLHVGTYSGGTWGHEELTSDQYVVALARRFRQLGIPIDVLHLDSTWRLFGKNGGKGATTFEWRETFQHPEAMFDSLYALHLNAVGLHLRPRFDNGRTMNLLAMAQEKGFTYPEEDNPGEFVNFFDSSAVNWWWDHGVMKIASQGAMFLKTDEGSAFGHLANESEKVGPTGEEVKRLHNLFPLAYAKAPYEKFQAYNGIRGMNHTREGYAGIQRYPFIFAGDWPSEWQYFEPVIRAGLNIGLSGVGHWAHCMGGFEHNADPELYIRWCQFGLLSPVAHLFGMDHPGYKEPWNYGEEALRIFKQYDAFRYRLIPYLYSYTYEMHKTGLPLMRALVLDYQYDPNVYELTDQYLLGRDMMICPVTEKGAQTRVVYLPEGTWFNYWTGQRYEGKRYLNVVTPLDTLPIFVRAGAVIPQQPVVQYVGEKPLDELTVELFPGEAASTFTLYQDDGKSLEYQNGAYALSTFRLVPEGAGLRLILASPEGAYRPSPFAYRAKIHTDRAPQELREGKKKLPSVASLGDLDNGPGWYYDADQHVLWIKPKGKSNATVEVVVR
- a CDS encoding RNA polymerase sigma-70 factor, which translates into the protein MTDWLTRIAHQSDRQAFKQLFDLHFHGLHAFALHLVKNREVAEEVVSDVFTKVWVNRATLLQVRDVKAYLYTSVRNQGLNQLALRHHQMQTRTTDLTFDLAADKSLGPERTLLYQEMEQEVQKAIGQLPERCRLIFQMVRQEGFSYKEAAEILGISVKTVDNQLTIATRKLAESLRPYLVQRQLAH
- a CDS encoding RNA polymerase sigma factor — encoded protein: MQATHVRYGGTNEEEIALWRQVAKENQAAYASLFKRYSQILYGYGLGICPDETLVEDCIQEFFMRLWARRKSLSEPRSVKAYMLASVRRLILEAVESGHKRTRRYQSSYFYTTTTDLSYEQLLIESQLVEQRNQMLQQYLDQLTNRQREVVYLRFFQNSSFKEISETLNIDLQSVRNLLCRALKKMREASAVMAEVA
- a CDS encoding rhamnogalacturonan acetylesterase, which translates into the protein MLHRLLLWGACVSVALSSAAQPLTLPLQFDFGSGQAAAGYRQVLPTTTYSPERGYGLASEQPVKSRTRKGNNPLTDDFLTSTQPFYFVVDLPEGNYEVTLTLGDPKGTSTTTVKAESRRLMLHHLQTARGEQVTRTFTVNVRTPRINAEERIRLKPREHDYLNWDDKLTLEFNDARPCVAALEIRRATAPTTIFLAGNSTVVDQETEPWAAWGQMLPSFLKPDAVVANLAESGETLAAFQSEGRLAKVLSMIQPGDFLFIEFAHNDQKNRDPAAGAYRGYSDRLREFIREARAKRAHPVLVTSMHRRRFDEDGHIINTLEDYPDAMRNVAQELDVPLIDLNAMSKTLYEAMGPEDTKKAFVHYPAGTFPGQDQELKDDTHFNPYGAYEMARCIVQAIQEQGLAVGQLLRDAIPPFDPAHPDPLAMWHWPDSPNASLVKPDGN